From the genome of Bacteroidota bacterium:
AAAACAACAAAATTCAATAGTGTAAAAATCGGCTTAAACAATATTAATTCCAACAACACAATTGATTTTAAATACAAAAATGGAATTCTTACTTTTATTTGCAAGGATAGTGTTTCTTTTTTTAATATGAATAACGGTAACACAGAAACAATTGCCCCTGATGAATTATTCATAATGAGAAAAAACATTGTTTACAGAATCAAAAATTTAAGTTTGGTTTTGAGCAATATTTACCCCAAAGCAAAAATCCAATATTTACCTTCTCAAAAGGCTTTTGCAAACAGTAAAGAAATTCTAATCGTTGAAGCAAATTACAATGGAAAGAAAAGAAATTTTAATGTTGTTGTGGGAGAAAATTTAAAAAATACATCTGCAAAAAATAAAATTGATGACATAAATATTTCTATTTCCTATAGTCCCTTAAAAATAAAGCTCCCTTTTTCTTTATATCTTGAAGATTTTATTTTATCAAGATACTCAGGCTCAAATTCGCCATCTTCTTATCAAAGCAATGTTATTTTAATTGATGAAAACAATAATACAAAAAAGGATTATAAAATATTCATGAACAATGTGTTATCCTACAAAGGATTTCGTTTTTTCCAATCTTCCTACGATCAAGATGAAAAAGGAACAGTACTTTCGGTTAATCACGATATTTGGGGAACATCGATTTCTTATTTAAGTTATTTTTTATTGACGTTGGGTATGATTCTATCACTTTTCAATAAAAATAGTCGTTTTGCATTACTGTTAAGAGCATCCAAAAAAATCAGAAAAAGCAGAGAATTATTAATTTTAGTTGCAATAGCATCATTATTTTTTATTCCTTCAAAAACAGCAAATGCTCAAGATTCAATTTCACAAAAACATCTAATAAAAGTTGAGCACGCACATGAATTTGGCAAATTGCTTGTCTTAGATCAATCAAACAGAATACAATCAGTAAGTACATTATCGTCAAAAATTTTACGAAAACTTAGCAGAAAAACCAAGTTTAAAGAATTAATTCCCGAGCAAGTAATTCTCGGAATGTTATCCGACCCTTTTTATTGGCAGGATGTAAAAATCATAAAAATATCAAATCCCGAATTAAAGAAAATCCTAAACTCTAAAGATAATTTTGTTTCCTTTAACGATATTGTTGACTACAAAAATCAAGATTACAAAATAAGCAAATATTTAACTAAAGCACTGAAAAAGAAATCATCCGAGAGAAATAAATTTGATAAAGAAGTTGTGAAAATAGATGAAAAGATAAATATTTGTTACATGCTTTTTACAGCTTCAATAATGCAAATCTTTCCGGTAAAAAGCGGTTCTTCAACAAATTGGATTTCAATTCAGGATGCTAAAGAATTAAATACCAAAGATTCAATTTTTATCAGCAGAGTTTTTCAAAAATATTTGACTTTTGTTAAAATAAAAAATTGGGATAAAGCAAATATTGTTTTAAAAGAAATTAAAAATTATCAAAAAGAGATTGGAGGAGATTCTATTCCATCGGATAACAAAATATTTGTAGAAACAAAATACAACCAATTAAATGTATTTAAAAGAATTATTTTATTCTATCTTTTTATAGGGCTAATCTTACTTGTTTTACAATTCATCAAAATTTTTAACCAAAAAATTAAATTAAATTTAATTGAAAAAATATTATCATTTTTAATAATAGCTTTATTTATTGTTCACAGCTCAGGACTTGCTGCAAGGTGGTATATTTCGGGACATGCACCTTGGAGTAATTCGTATGAATCAATGCTTTTTATTGCGTGGTCGGCAGTACTTTCAGGTTTAGTTTTCTTTGCAAGATCAAAAATGACATTGCCAATTGCCTCAATGATAGCAGCATTAACACTTTTTGTTGCAAATCTCAATTGGCTTGACCCCGAAATAACCAACTTAATACCTGTACTTAAATCATTCTGGTTAATAATTCATGTTGCCATAATAACTTCAAGTTACGGATTTTTAGCACTTGGGACAATACTTGGATTTACAAATTTAATTTTACTCGCAGTACGAACAAAGGCAAACAAAGAAAGAGTTGAATTATCAATAAAAGAATTTACAATTTTAAATGAAACAACAATAATCATTGGTTTGATACTTCTTACCATAGGAACTTTTCTTGGTGCTGTTTGGGCAAACGAATCATGGGGAAGATACTGGGGATGGGATCCAAAAGAAACATGGGCTTTAATATCAATGCTTGTTTATACTTTTGTTCTTCATCTTAGGTTTATTCCCGGTTTAAGAGGCAAATATGCTTTTAATCTTGGATCATTGATCGCTTACGCTTCCATTTTGATGACTTACTTTGGTGTAAATTATTATTTAAGCGGCTTACATTCTTATGCCCAAGGCGACCCTGTTCCTATTCCTTCATTT
Proteins encoded in this window:
- the ccsA gene encoding cytochrome c biogenesis protein CcsA is translated as MKKLSNFIFSFQLSGILLMVLIVFSAMATFIENDYGTTTAKAIIYNSTWFEILLLLLAINILGSIFKYKLFRKAKIGSFIFHLSFVIMIIGAGFTKHFGYTGNMRIREGKASNIVQTHSSYLKFSVKDASDSVFAKKKILLSGLTNNRFSKKVKINDKKLKFKTRKYIPNAFQEVVEDKNGDLIVELAYLVGKNKGEYLYLENNKTTKFNSVKIGLNNINSNNTIDFKYKNGILTFICKDSVSFFNMNNGNTETIAPDELFIMRKNIVYRIKNLSLVLSNIYPKAKIQYLPSQKAFANSKEILIVEANYNGKKRNFNVVVGENLKNTSAKNKIDDINISISYSPLKIKLPFSLYLEDFILSRYSGSNSPSSYQSNVILIDENNNTKKDYKIFMNNVLSYKGFRFFQSSYDQDEKGTVLSVNHDIWGTSISYLSYFLLTLGMILSLFNKNSRFALLLRASKKIRKSRELLILVAIASLFFIPSKTANAQDSISQKHLIKVEHAHEFGKLLVLDQSNRIQSVSTLSSKILRKLSRKTKFKELIPEQVILGMLSDPFYWQDVKIIKISNPELKKILNSKDNFVSFNDIVDYKNQDYKISKYLTKALKKKSSERNKFDKEVVKIDEKINICYMLFTASIMQIFPVKSGSSTNWISIQDAKELNTKDSIFISRVFQKYLTFVKIKNWDKANIVLKEIKNYQKEIGGDSIPSDNKIFVETKYNQLNVFKRIILFYLFIGLILLVLQFIKIFNQKIKLNLIEKILSFLIIALFIVHSSGLAARWYISGHAPWSNSYESMLFIAWSAVLSGLVFFARSKMTLPIASMIAALTLFVANLNWLDPEITNLIPVLKSFWLIIHVAIITSSYGFLALGTILGFTNLILLAVRTKANKERVELSIKEFTILNETTIIIGLILLTIGTFLGAVWANESWGRYWGWDPKETWALISMLVYTFVLHLRFIPGLRGKYAFNLGSLIAYASILMTYFGVNYYLSGLHSYAQGDPVPIPSFVYYTIAVIAIISILAYIKEWRLGSLKKIN